The Bacillus sp. Marseille-Q1617 genome has a segment encoding these proteins:
- a CDS encoding acyl-CoA dehydrogenase family protein, which translates to MDHPYLTEDHEIFRSSLRKFLQKEAAPNYEQWEKDRIVPRSFWKKMGSQGFLCPDVDEQFGGSGVDWGFSVIINEELERVGSGLIGLGLHNDIVVPYISEYGTEEQKKRWLQSCTSGDMITAIAMTEPGTGSDLAGINTTAKLNGDHYIVNGQKTFITNGIHSDLVIVACKTDTGIVPPHKGISLLAIERGAEGFSRGRKLEKVGLHCQDTAELIFEDCKVHKQNLIGEEGKGFQYLMKKLQQERLVVAIAAQVSSEHMFSLTMDYIKSREAFGKAISQFQHIQFKMAEMAADIEMGRAFLDGLIAEHIQGKDAVTKVSMAKFKLTDMSRRIAAECMQLHGGYGYMEEYEIARRYRDVPVASIYAGTNEIMKVIIAKNLGL; encoded by the coding sequence GTGGATCATCCATATCTGACGGAAGATCACGAAATATTTAGAAGCTCTCTTCGAAAATTTCTGCAGAAAGAGGCCGCCCCTAATTATGAACAGTGGGAAAAGGACAGGATTGTGCCGAGATCCTTTTGGAAGAAGATGGGTAGTCAGGGCTTTCTGTGCCCGGACGTTGATGAACAATTCGGAGGCAGCGGTGTTGATTGGGGTTTCTCTGTCATCATTAACGAAGAATTGGAGCGCGTCGGGTCTGGTTTAATCGGGTTAGGCTTACACAATGATATTGTCGTACCTTATATAAGCGAGTATGGAACTGAAGAACAAAAGAAACGCTGGCTGCAGTCATGTACAAGTGGTGATATGATAACAGCCATTGCAATGACTGAACCAGGTACGGGATCTGACTTGGCCGGGATCAATACGACTGCCAAACTAAATGGTGACCATTATATCGTGAATGGCCAAAAGACATTTATCACCAACGGTATTCATTCTGACTTGGTTATAGTGGCATGTAAAACGGATACGGGAATCGTTCCCCCTCACAAAGGAATCAGCCTCCTGGCTATTGAAAGAGGCGCAGAGGGGTTCTCGAGGGGAAGAAAGCTTGAAAAGGTCGGCCTTCACTGCCAGGATACGGCTGAACTTATTTTTGAAGATTGTAAAGTGCATAAACAGAATCTAATCGGTGAGGAAGGTAAAGGGTTTCAATACCTTATGAAAAAGCTCCAGCAGGAACGACTGGTCGTGGCGATAGCGGCTCAAGTATCTTCTGAACATATGTTTTCACTGACAATGGACTATATTAAAAGCCGCGAAGCTTTCGGCAAAGCAATAAGTCAATTTCAGCATATTCAATTTAAAATGGCGGAAATGGCAGCAGATATTGAGATGGGGAGAGCATTTCTAGATGGATTGATTGCTGAACACATACAAGGAAAAGATGCAGTGACTAAAGTTTCAATGGCGAAATTCAAACTTACTGATATGTCCAGGAGGATTGCGGCAGAATGCATGCAGCTTCATGGTGGATATGGCTATATGGAGGAATATGAAATTGCCAGGAGGTATAGAGATGTGCCGGTCGCAAGTATTTATGCAGGTACAAATGAAATCATGAAGGTGATCATTGCAAAGAATCTGGGGCTATAG
- a CDS encoding thiolase family protein has protein sequence MREVVIVEGIRSAVGRRNGALKSMRPDDLAGEILKGLMKKSGVDPGSVDDVILGCVTQSGEQAGDIARVAALIAGFPVEVPGTTIDRQCGSSQQAVHFAAQAILSGDMDIVIAGGVENMSRVPIASNYGKAGFSEKLKEQHEIIHQGLSAERIAEKYGFSREELDRFASQSHQKALQAQEDQRFEGEIHPIDIPTEEGGTFIFSKDEGPRQGTTVDVLSTLKPAFKEDGIIHAGNASQISDGAAALLLMSREKADELGLKARFKVHTRVVTGSDPTLMLTGPIPATKKALKKSGLSLEDIDVFEVNEAFAPVALAWLKEMRADPARLNPNGGAIALGHPLGASGARIMVTMMHELERTGGHFGLQTMCEGHGMANATIIERLES, from the coding sequence ATGAGGGAAGTTGTCATTGTAGAAGGGATACGATCAGCAGTCGGCAGAAGGAACGGTGCGTTAAAAAGTATGCGTCCGGATGATTTGGCTGGTGAAATCCTTAAAGGTTTAATGAAAAAATCAGGCGTCGACCCGGGGAGTGTGGATGATGTCATTCTTGGGTGTGTAACGCAATCGGGAGAGCAGGCCGGCGATATAGCCAGAGTGGCTGCTTTAATTGCTGGATTTCCAGTCGAGGTCCCGGGAACGACCATTGACCGTCAATGCGGGTCCAGCCAGCAGGCTGTTCACTTTGCGGCACAAGCCATTCTATCGGGAGACATGGACATTGTCATAGCTGGCGGTGTGGAAAATATGTCCAGGGTGCCTATCGCTTCCAATTATGGAAAAGCAGGCTTCAGTGAAAAACTAAAAGAACAGCACGAAATTATCCATCAGGGATTATCGGCGGAAAGAATTGCGGAAAAATATGGTTTCAGCCGTGAGGAATTAGATCGATTCGCAAGTCAAAGTCATCAAAAAGCTTTACAAGCCCAGGAAGATCAACGGTTTGAAGGAGAAATCCATCCGATTGATATTCCAACCGAAGAAGGAGGTACTTTCATCTTCAGTAAAGATGAAGGACCAAGGCAAGGTACAACTGTCGATGTCCTTTCAACATTAAAGCCTGCATTTAAAGAGGACGGAATCATTCATGCAGGAAATGCCAGTCAAATCAGTGACGGAGCAGCTGCGCTCCTTCTCATGAGCCGTGAAAAAGCGGATGAACTTGGATTGAAAGCAAGGTTCAAAGTACACACCCGGGTGGTAACAGGTTCCGACCCAACTTTAATGTTAACCGGCCCAATTCCGGCGACAAAAAAAGCTCTTAAGAAATCAGGTTTATCCTTGGAAGATATCGATGTCTTCGAAGTGAATGAAGCATTTGCGCCGGTCGCCTTGGCATGGTTAAAAGAAATGAGAGCCGACCCGGCCAGATTAAATCCGAATGGGGGAGCGATTGCCCTTGGTCACCCCTTGGGTGCAAGCGGGGCACGCATCATGGTAACGATGATGCACGAACTCGAAAGGACAGGGGGCCATTTTGGACTTCAAACGATGTGTGAGGGACACGGGATGGCCAACGCCACCATCATTGAACGATTGGAATCGTAG